The Theileria orientalis strain Shintoku DNA, chromosome 3, complete genome genome window below encodes:
- a CDS encoding FAD-dependent glycerol-3-phosphate dehydrogenase: protein MGFKGFAKVLGASSVALAGTYGFVKFEHEKCSIPKNTKYTVPERLKTRDEMLSKLKNEKFDVLVIGGGCTGTSVALDLATRGLNCALVEANDFASGASSKSTKLLHGGIRYLESAIYHLDFQELRFVWKALEERAHMLGTLPYANYPIPIVMPIYKLWQLPYFWVNIKVYELLARFFCCNETRIPSSFFSDKSNALFNFPALRTKGLLGAVVYYDGQHNDSRTNLMMALTSTVNNYVPGQKGSTVCNYVKVKKILRDEENDKVVGALVEDVLTGEEFKVMSEVVVNCTGPFAGEVKKMNDPESQISILYSRGSHLTVPKKYCPTPYGLIIPKTTDGRVLFALPWLNETIIGTTDNRDDLHFNPKATKEDIDFITGDASLYMNCTNEQLRSEIKSTWSGLRPLIKGVDDVSQTGKLSRGHVIEVDKKGLVNVYGGKWTICRLMAQDCVDDLLKFYKHLKQSYKCRTRNMVLLGTHDREGNHNIDEIRPRFNQLSHRLMKDYGLSEDTASHLVESYGYKAEDVCRLSKDLNMLTKLHKNYPHLLGEVVYGVRNELACTPVDVLARRTRLAFLDAAAALESLDQVVGVMEKELNWSSNTKKTLRGQAERYFRDMLHVPA from the exons ATGGGCTTCAAAGGATTCGCCAAGGTCTTGGGCGCCAGCTCCGTAGCCTTGGCAGGCACGTACGGATTTGTGAAGTTCGAACACGAAAAATGTTCCATCCCCAAAAACACAAAGTACACAGTGCCAGAGAGGCTAAAAACGCGAGATGAAATGCTAAGTAAGCTCAAGAATGAAAAGTTCGACGTTCTGGTAATCGGAGGGGGGTGTACAG GGACGTCGGTGGCGCTGGACCTGGCCACCAGAGGGTTGAACTGCGCGCTGGTGGAGGCGAACGACTTCGCCTCAGGCGCGTCGTCGAAGAgcacgaagctgctgcacgGAGGAATCAGATACCTCGAGAGCGCAATTTACCACCTGGACTTCCAGGAGCTGCGCTTCGTGTGGAAGGCGCTGGAGGAGAGAGCACACATGCTGGGCACGCTCCCGTACGCAAACTACCCAATCCCAATCGTAATGCCAATATACAAGCTGTGGCAGTTGCCCTATTTCTGGGTCAACATAAAAGTGTACGAGCTGCTAGCGAGGTTCTTCTGTTGCAACGAGACAA GAATCCCGAGCTCATTTTTCAGCGATAAATCAAACGCACTCTTTAACTTCCCAGCGCTGCGCACGAAGGGGCTGCTGGGAGCGGTGGTGTACTACGACGGACAGCACAACGACTCGAGGACGAACCTGATGATGGCGCTGACGAGCACAGTGAACAACTACGTGCCAGGACAGAAGGGCTCGACAGTGTGCAACTACGTTAAGGtgaagaagatactgaGAGACGAAGAAAACGACAAGGTGGTAGGAGCACTGGTGGAGGACGTGCTGACAGGAGAGGAGTTCAAAGTGATGAGCGAAGTGGTGGTGAACTGCACCGGACCATTCGCAGGAGaggtgaagaagatgaacgACCCGGAGAGCCAAATATCAATTCTCTACAGCAGAGGAAGCCACCTGACGGTGCCTAAAAAGTACTGCCCAACGCCGTACGGGCTCATCATCCCGAAGACGACGGACGGAAGAGTGCTCTTCGCACTGCCGTGGCTGAACGAAACGATCATAGGGACGACGGACAACAGAGACGACCTGCACTTTAACCCGAAGGCCACAAAGGAGGACATAGACTTCATCACAGGGGACGCGTCACTCTACATGAACTGCACAAACGAACAACTGAG GTCCGAAATTAAGTCGACGTGGTCAGGGCTGCGGCCACTGATAAAGGGAGTGGATGACGTGAGTCAGACAGGAAAGTTGTCGAGAGGCCACGTAATTGAAGTGGACAAGAAGGGCCTGGTGAACGTGTACGGAGGCAAGTGGACGATATGCCGCCTGATGGCGCAGGACTGCGTGgacgacctgctgaagttCTACAAACATCTAAAACAGAGCTACAAGTGCAGAACGAGGAATATGGTGTTACTAG gAACACACGACAGGGAAGGCAACCATAACATTGATGAGATCAGGCCAAGGTTTAATCAGCTGTCGCACAGGCTGATGAAAGACTACGGACTCTCAGAGGACACAGCCTCGCACCTGGTGGAGAGCTACGGATACAAGGCGGAGGACGTGTGTAGGCTCTCGAAGGATCTGAACATGCTGACGAAGCTGCACAAAAACTACCCGCACCTGCTGGGAGAGGTCGTCTACGGAGTGAGGAACGAGCTGGCGTGCACACCAGTGGACGTGCTGGCAAGAAGAACGAGGCTTGCGTTCCTCGACGCGGCAGCGGCGCTGGAGAGCCTGGACCAGGTGGTGGGAGTCATGGAAAAGGAGCTCAACTGGAGCTCAAACACCAAGAAAACGCTGCGCGGCCAAGCAGAAAGGTACTTCAGAGACATGTTACACGTCCCCGCATAA
- a CDS encoding peptide chain release factor 2: MFCKNIYKIIVFRRFFSVNIPIKKLLVSTSRSSGPGGQSVNKSETKVQIRFNVHSADWLSDELKEKFL, from the exons atgttttgtaaaaatatatataagatTATTGTCTTTAGGAGGTTTTTTAGCGTAAACATTCCCATCAAAAAGCTACTGGTTTCAACTTCCAGATCTTCCGGTCCCGGCGGCCAGAGCGTCAACAAG TCTGAAACTAAGGTGCAAATCAGATTCAATGTTCATTCTGCCGACTGGCTCAGTGATGAATTGAAGGAAAAGTTTCTGTAA
- a CDS encoding uncharacterized protein (zinc finger, Tim10/DDP-type family protein), whose translation MDLSDSLSNPKDDKEKAEAFIALQKAVQSQKMTLKMLGLCFNKCVQTPGESLSSSQQSCIWNCAQRNIETQYFILKRLEGMVKNFEQK comes from the exons ATGGATTTATCTGATTCGTTGTCGAACCCTAAGGACGACAAGGAAAAGGCAGAA GCCTTCATAGCCTTGCAGAAGGCAGTACAATCGCAAAAAATGACACTTAAAATGTTAGGACTGTGCTTTAACAAGTGCGTACAAACGCCAGGAGAATCGCTGTCGTCATCTCAACAATCGTGTATTTGGAACTGCGCACAGAGGAACATAGAAACGCAGTATTTTATCCTGAAGAGACTGGAAGGAATGGTTAAAAACTTTGAACAGAAATGA
- a CDS encoding uncharacterized protein (zinc finger, C2H2-type domain containing protein) — MNGFSCDQCGSVFTNASNMRRHKRFFHSNRKNFKCELCNVTFTRSDHLKRHYRSHNRVVHFLYCDVNGCKKRFTRPDKLDSHRKLHMKKLEEGNLFDLTFPSDAISVKGLSVAKMVENDSTVLVCPYDDCRKKYGSYSGIVKHINSHLDPPKKEVVKIATVVSCDGCSKVLSFSSHSLFRRSRPKRDLSNTQSVSDASKVYFVCPQDGCRKIYTTRSNLNMHIARNHGEKISFKCDACGSSFKWKKSLNLHKCKALDHSL, encoded by the exons atgaatGGGTTCTCATGTGATCAATGTGGCTCCGTTTTCACGAACGCGAGCAATATGCGTCGGCACAAACGGTTTTTCCACTCAAACAGG aaaaattTTAAGTGCGAACTCTGCAATGTCACGTTCACGCGCTCCGACCACCTTAAGCGTCACTACCGGAGCCACAACCGTGTCGTCCACTTTCTCTACTGTGACGTGAACGGGTGCAAGAAGCGCTTCACTCGTCCCGATAAGCTCGATTCTCATCGAAAACTCCACATGAAAAAGCTGGAGGAAGGTAACCTTTTCGACCTGACATTCCCTTCAGATGCCATAAGTGTTAAGGGGCTTTCCGTCGCCAAGATGGTTGAAAACGATTCAACTGTGTTGGTGTGTCCGTACGACGACTGCCGCAAAAAATACGGCTCTTATTCTGGGATCGTCAAGCACATCAATTCCCACTTAG ATCCCCCGAAGAAGGAGGTTGTTAAAATTGCGACTGTTGTTTCCTGTGATGGGTGTTCGAAGGTATTATCGTTCTCTTCTCACTCCCTGTTCAGACGTTCAAGACCGAAAAGGGACTTGAGCAACACACAAAG CGTATCAGACGCTTCCAAGGTCTACTTCGTCTGCCCTCAGGACGGCTGCAGGAAGATTTACACTACG AGGAGTAACTTAAATATGCACATAGCCAGGAACCACGGCGAGAAGATTAGTTTTAAATGCGATGCTTGTGGCTCCTCCTTTAAGTGGAAGAAGAGTTTAAATCTCCACAAGTGTAAGGCTCTTGATCATTCGTTATAG
- a CDS encoding uncharacterized protein (WD40 repeat-like domain containing protein), which translates to MEIKHLLCINGHNERIWSVSWSPTEDLFATSSSDFKVKIWRLKKTEASREVNRCTMNKEECGGEYNYELECEIDDFFKKSPRSVKFSNDGKYLICASFDGTSSIWSKNCEPVSGPEDQVEGQKEKKWVCIATLEGHENEVKCASFDVSGNYIASCGRDKTIWIYEKSQEKKEEDYEDLNRLNSNLDYFCAAILTGHKQDVKHVCWSPIALLLASASYDNTIKIWTLKQNDWFCIQTLGLHTNTVWCLAFSRDGTRLASCSSDKNVFVYQSRLTVGLNGLLGKLLKSCKERLKLSTVLKNRCVVLNTSFPVPQLYQEVTLGKYGPILADDWEVNRAYEELHSRPIYGLDFDDYIITAGGDNKVKVIDLSDKFSNIYELDAHTADVNAVSWNRHRKEHIFASVGDDEYIRIWKLVK; encoded by the exons atggagATTAAACACCTTCTGTGCATAAATGGCCACAACGAGAGAATATGGTCAGTATCCTGGAGTCCAACTGAGGATTTGTTCGCAACTTCCAGTTCGgattttaaagttaaaatatggaGGTTGAAAAAAACTGAGGCTTCCAGGGAAGTAAACAGGTGTACAATGAATAAAGAAGAGTGCGGAGGCGAATACAACTATGAGCTTGAA TGTGAAATAGACGACTTCTTTAAAAAATCGCCAAGAAGTGTTAAGTTTAGCAACGATGGAAAGTATTTAATATGTGCATCCTTCGACGGAACGTCCTCAATATGGTCAAAGAATTGTGAACCCGTAAGTGGACCTGAAGATCAAGTGGAAGGGCAGAAAGAGAAGAAATGGGTGTGTATAGCGACATTAGAGGGCCACGAGAACGAG GTTAAATGCGCATCATTCGACGTAAGCGGAAATTATATAGCGAGCTGCGGAAGAGACAAAACGATTTGGATTTACGAAAAGAGCCAGgagaagaaagaagaagactACGAGGACTTGAACAGACTTAACAGTAACCTGGATTATTTCTGCGCAGCAATACTGACAGGCCATAAACAAG ATGTCAAGCACGTGTGTTGGAGTCCCATTGCACTGCTCCTGGCAAGCGCTTCATACGACAacacaataaaaatatggacGCTGAAGCAGAATGATTG GTTTTGCATCCAGACTCTTGGCTTACACACTAACACAGTCTGGTGCCTGGCGTTTAGCAGAGACGGAACTAGACTGGCGTCATGTTCGTCTGATAAAAACGTGTTTGTCTACCAGAGTAGGCTTACAGTGGGTTTAAACGGATTGTTAGGCAAGTTGCTGAAGAGTTGTAAGGAGCGCCTAAAACTGTCGACGGTGCTTAAGAACAGATGTGTGGTACTGAACACAAGTTTCCCAGTGCCGCAGCTATACCAAGAGGTCACCTTGGGGAAATACGGGCCAATTCTCGCAG ACGACTGGGAAGTGAACAGGGCGTACGAGGAGTTGCACTCGAGGCCAATTTACGGCCTGGATTTCGACGACTACATAATCACG GCGGGGGGAGACAACAAGGTGAAAGTGATTGACTTATCGGATAAGTTTTCAAACATCTACGAG TTGGACGCACATACGGCAGACGTAAACGCAGTTTCGTGGAATCGACACAGAAAAGAACACATTTTCGCGTCAGTGGGAGATGACGAGTACATAAGAATATGGAAACTGGTTAAATAA
- a CDS encoding light induced protein like protein: protein MSGIFNKLMFPGIVPFIQSKVLALPWPEKVKNVLAHPAGPFTIHFYAPAFKWSISLANLSDINRPVELMSVPQQLAVSCTGLIWSRYSYIIIPRNYNLLSVNFAMGLTGLYQIGRILRHKYSTPQNT, encoded by the exons ATGAGTGgcatttttaataaattaatgttcCCAGGAATAGTTCCATTCATTCAATCGAAGGTTCTGGCACTGCCATGGCCAGAAAAGGTCAAAAACGTTCTGG CGCATCCAGCTGGACCCTTTACAATACATTTTTACGCCCCGGCTTTTAAATGGTCAATCTCCTTGGCAAATCTGTCGGACATTAATAGGCCAGTGGAACTGATGTCGGTCCCCCAGCAACTAG CCGTTTCTTGTACAGGGCTAATATGGTCGAGATACAGCTATATTATAATTCCAAGAAATTATAACCTTCTTTCAG TTAACTTCGCAATGGGATTGACCGGCCTTTATCAGATAGGAAGGATTCTTCGCCACAAATACTCAACTCCCCAGAACACATAG
- a CDS encoding U6 snRNA-associated sm-like protein, translating into MTAPGKSFRDAKSVINLNKHLNKEVYVKFSGGREVKGVLKGHDAMSNLVLDDTVELLRSIDDPSTLSGETRNLGLLVARGTSVSFERLN; encoded by the exons ATGACTGCTCCTGGCAAGTCTTTTAGAGATGCGAAAAGCGTTATTAacttaaataaacatttgaATAAGGAagtatatgtaaaatttaGCGGAGGCAGAGAAG TCAAAGGAGTCCTGAAAGGCCATGACGCAATGTCCAACTTAGTTTTAGATGACACTGTGGAATTGCTAAGAA gTATTGATGATCCGAGTACATTATCAGGGGAGACGAGAAACCTTGGACTTCTAGTGGCTCGCGGAACTTCAGTAAGTTTCGAGAGATTAAACTAA